A part of Primulina eburnea isolate SZY01 chromosome 10, ASM2296580v1, whole genome shotgun sequence genomic DNA contains:
- the LOC140803977 gene encoding ubiquitin-like protein ATG12 isoform X2, producing MASETRKVVVHLRATGDAPILKQAKFKIAGADKFVKVIDFLRRQLHRETLFVYVNSAFSPNPDELVIDLYNNFGFDGKLVVNYACSMAWG from the exons ATGGCGTCGGAGACCCGTAAAG TGGTAGTTCACCTAAGAGCAACCGGTGACGCTCCAATCCTCAAGCAAGCTAAATTCAAG ATTGCTGGGGCTGACAAGTTTGTAAAAGTGATTGATTTTCTTCGTCGTCAACTTCACAGGGAAACTTTG TTTGTGTACGTGAACAGCGCCTTCTCACCAAATCCAGATGAGTTGGTCATCGATCTATATAAT AACTTTGGTTTTGATGGTAAATTAGTGGTTAATTATGCGTGCTCCATGGCCTGGGGTTGA
- the LOC140803977 gene encoding ubiquitin-like protein ATG12 isoform X1, producing MASETRKVVVHLRATGDAPILKQAKFKIAGADKFVKVIDFLRRQLHRETLFVYVNSAFSPNPDELVIDLYNVLLKQICILSMVIVIGCEQN from the exons ATGGCGTCGGAGACCCGTAAAG TGGTAGTTCACCTAAGAGCAACCGGTGACGCTCCAATCCTCAAGCAAGCTAAATTCAAG ATTGCTGGGGCTGACAAGTTTGTAAAAGTGATTGATTTTCTTCGTCGTCAACTTCACAGGGAAACTTTG TTTGTGTACGTGAACAGCGCCTTCTCACCAAATCCAGATGAGTTGGTCATCGATCTATATAAT GTTCTACTAAAGCAAATATGCATTCTTTCCATGGTTATTGTCATTGGATGTGAGCAAAATTAA